The following are from one region of the Verrucomicrobiota bacterium genome:
- a CDS encoding ferredoxin family protein, whose translation MAHVVTSKCDGCKFTDCVEVCPVACFYELDNQLVIHPDECIDCTACVAECPVEAIYADSAVPDEFQASTEFNATESKRLKEAGQAAITAKKEPLPTAENRKADLGY comes from the coding sequence ATGGCTCACGTCGTCACCTCGAAATGCGATGGGTGCAAGTTTACCGATTGCGTTGAAGTTTGCCCGGTCGCCTGCTTCTACGAACTCGACAACCAGTTGGTGATCCATCCTGACGAATGCATCGATTGCACGGCGTGTGTGGCGGAATGTCCCGTGGAAGCGATCTACGCGGACAGCGCGGTGCCGGACGAATTCCAGGCGAGCACCGAATTCAACGCGACCGAATCCAAGCGCCTCAAGGAGGCCGGCCAGGCTGCCATTACCGCCAAGAAAGAGCCTTTGCCCACGGCCGAAAATCGCAAAGCCGACCTCGGCTACTGA
- a CDS encoding carbon monoxide dehydrogenase subunit G — protein MNVQGTCTLSAPPARVFEALINPSVLQRVIPGCEKMEKTGTDEYNAHLKLGIASVKGSYVGKVKLTDQQPPHKFTLHMEGKGAPGFVKGSSVIELKEEGGGTKLSYTANVQVGGLIAAVGSRVVEAAAKKLAGEFFQKFAETIKHPSPGS, from the coding sequence ATGAATGTTCAGGGAACCTGCACTCTCTCGGCGCCGCCCGCCCGCGTGTTTGAAGCGTTGATCAATCCGTCAGTTCTCCAACGGGTCATCCCCGGCTGCGAGAAAATGGAGAAGACCGGAACCGACGAATACAACGCTCATCTCAAGCTTGGCATCGCGTCGGTCAAAGGGAGTTACGTCGGAAAGGTCAAACTGACCGACCAGCAGCCGCCGCACAAGTTCACGCTGCACATGGAAGGCAAAGGCGCCCCGGGTTTCGTCAAAGGCAGTTCGGTGATCGAACTGAAAGAAGAAGGCGGCGGAACCAAGCTGAGCTACACCGCAAACGTCCAGGTCGGCGGGCTGATCGCTGCGGTCGGTTCGCGCGTCGTGGAAGCGGCGGCGAAGAAACTGGCCGGGGAGTTTTTCCAGAAGTTTGCGGAAACCATCAAGCATCCTTCGCCGGGCTCGTGA
- a CDS encoding PIN domain-containing protein — protein MLAEAYSNGHIKSINDVKGLRSKFSVISTLTEYWRNPERILSLNLLFLATEESVLSRAQDERSSTHLLTNDSMVVACMRLYGISQLASADGDFERAGGITVYCPDDPAQASVGVVSN, from the coding sequence ATGCTCGCTGAGGCCTACTCAAACGGACATATCAAGTCCATAAATGATGTGAAAGGGCTTCGGAGCAAGTTCAGCGTTATTTCGACGCTGACTGAATATTGGCGAAATCCGGAGAGAATCCTATCCCTGAATCTACTGTTTCTCGCAACCGAAGAGTCAGTCCTCAGCCGTGCGCAGGATGAGCGTTCCTCCACTCACTTGCTCACCAATGATTCCATGGTCGTTGCCTGCATGAGGCTGTACGGAATCTCCCAATTGGCCTCGGCAGACGGAGATTTTGAACGAGCCGGCGGAATCACGGTGTACTGTCCGGATGATCCAGCCCAGGCGAGTGTTGGGGTTGTCTCCAACTGA
- a CDS encoding c-type cytochrome encodes MSIPFRLAVAWTLSSATLFAADQNWPVYLGDAGSTHYSTLKQITRRNVQRLEVAWTYRSGDGRADNRSQIQCNPLVIGGVLYGTTAGLKLIALDAATGKELWRFDPFAGTRNANPIGVSRGVVYWADGTDKRILFTADHFLYAVNAESGKVIEGFGQNGRVDIKEGLGRDASKLSLNSTTPGAVYRHLLFMPMRVGEGPGPAAPGHIRAYDIRTGRIVWRFNTIPHPGEFGYETWPPDAWAYIGGANVWTGMAVDERRGLLFCPTGSAAFDFWGGNRIGQNLFANCLLALDANTGQRVWHFQFVHHDLWDRDLPAPPNLITVRRNGKKIDAVAQVTKSGHVFVFDRETGGPLFPIAERRVPPSDLQGESAWPTQPVPLKPAPFSRQLFTANELTDISPESHRAALETFVKVRPHTPFMPPSKEGTIILPGFDGGAEWGGAAVDPDGVLYVNGNEMPWILTMVETRRTGSGGSASGEQIYMQICAACHGLKREGNAAQNVPTLVGVEKKLKPDEILKLLDTGKGVMPSFAFLSPEQKKSVADLLLGGTANAPVSGRSEELSGQDVLGRVPYGHTGYNRWLDTNGYPVLKPPWGTLNAIDLNTGEYKWRVPLGEVPELIAQSIPLTGTENYGGPVVTAGGLVFIAASRDEMIRAFDRRTGKILWRAKLPAGGYATPATYMVNGRQHVVIACGGGKMGTKSGDAYVAFALPSHR; translated from the coding sequence ATGAGCATCCCTTTCCGCTTGGCCGTCGCTTGGACCCTCTCCAGTGCCACTCTTTTTGCTGCCGACCAAAACTGGCCCGTCTATCTCGGCGACGCCGGCAGCACGCATTATTCGACGCTCAAACAAATCACGCGACGCAATGTCCAGCGGCTTGAAGTCGCCTGGACGTATCGCTCCGGGGACGGGCGCGCCGACAACCGTTCTCAAATCCAGTGCAATCCGCTCGTCATCGGCGGCGTGCTTTACGGGACGACCGCCGGTTTGAAACTCATCGCGCTCGACGCGGCGACCGGCAAAGAACTCTGGCGCTTCGATCCCTTCGCCGGAACGCGCAACGCGAACCCCATCGGCGTCAGCCGTGGCGTCGTCTATTGGGCCGACGGCACCGACAAGCGAATTCTGTTCACCGCGGATCATTTCCTCTACGCCGTCAACGCCGAATCGGGAAAGGTCATCGAGGGCTTCGGACAAAACGGCCGCGTCGATATTAAGGAGGGCCTCGGCCGCGATGCGAGCAAGTTGTCGCTGAATTCCACCACGCCGGGCGCGGTGTATCGTCATCTGCTTTTCATGCCGATGCGGGTTGGGGAAGGCCCCGGACCCGCCGCGCCGGGCCACATTCGCGCCTACGATATTCGCACCGGAAGAATCGTCTGGCGTTTCAACACCATTCCGCATCCGGGCGAGTTCGGATATGAGACCTGGCCGCCCGATGCGTGGGCTTACATCGGCGGGGCGAACGTCTGGACGGGCATGGCGGTGGACGAACGGCGGGGTTTGCTGTTCTGTCCGACGGGCTCGGCCGCGTTCGATTTCTGGGGCGGAAATCGCATCGGGCAAAATCTTTTCGCGAACTGCCTCCTGGCGCTCGACGCCAACACCGGGCAGCGCGTCTGGCATTTTCAATTCGTGCATCATGACCTCTGGGACCGCGATCTGCCCGCGCCGCCCAATCTGATCACCGTTCGGCGCAACGGCAAAAAGATCGACGCCGTCGCGCAGGTGACCAAGTCCGGGCACGTGTTCGTGTTCGACCGCGAAACGGGCGGACCGTTGTTCCCGATCGCAGAGCGGCGCGTGCCGCCCTCCGATTTGCAGGGCGAATCCGCCTGGCCGACGCAACCGGTGCCGCTCAAGCCCGCCCCGTTCTCGCGCCAATTGTTCACGGCGAATGAGCTCACGGACATTTCGCCCGAATCGCACCGCGCCGCATTGGAGACGTTCGTCAAAGTGCGTCCCCACACGCCGTTCATGCCGCCCAGCAAGGAAGGCACGATTATTCTTCCCGGCTTCGACGGCGGCGCGGAGTGGGGCGGCGCCGCGGTCGATCCGGACGGCGTCCTGTATGTGAACGGCAACGAAATGCCCTGGATTCTCACGATGGTTGAAACGCGCCGGACGGGGAGCGGAGGATCGGCCAGCGGCGAACAGATTTACATGCAGATCTGCGCCGCGTGCCACGGCCTCAAACGCGAAGGCAACGCCGCGCAAAACGTGCCGACGCTCGTGGGCGTGGAGAAGAAGTTGAAGCCGGATGAAATCCTCAAATTGCTCGACACCGGCAAAGGCGTGATGCCGTCGTTCGCGTTCCTTTCGCCGGAGCAGAAGAAATCGGTCGCGGACTTATTGTTGGGTGGAACGGCAAACGCTCCGGTGTCCGGCCGCAGCGAGGAGTTGTCCGGCCAGGATGTGCTGGGGCGGGTTCCGTACGGGCACACCGGCTACAATCGCTGGCTCGACACGAATGGCTATCCGGTTTTGAAGCCGCCCTGGGGCACCCTCAACGCCATCGACCTGAATACCGGCGAATACAAATGGCGCGTGCCGCTGGGCGAAGTCCCCGAATTGATCGCGCAAAGCATCCCGCTGACCGGCACGGAGAACTACGGCGGACCGGTGGTCACCGCCGGAGGATTGGTTTTCATCGCGGCCAGCAGGGATGAAATGATCCGCGCGTTCGACCGCCGCACCGGCAAGATTCTCTGGCGGGCGAAGCTGCCTGCCGGCGGATACGCAACTCCGGCGACCTACATGGTGAACGGGCGGCAGCACGTCGTGATCGCGTGCGGCGGGGGAAAAATGGGAACCAAGAGCGGCGACGCCTACGTGGCCTTCGCGCTGCCGTCGCACAGGTGA
- a CDS encoding MFS transporter: protein MHPPRIGYYRWVICALLFFAATINYLDRQVIGILKPTLVKEFDWQDERIYAAIVFSFQLAYAIGLLLAGRVMDKIGTRRGFTIAVVLWSVAAVGHAGADWFPALKLPTINLDATTGLSVILLSGAAAGFALARFALGIGEAGNFPAAIKTVAEWFPKKERALATGIFNAGTNVGALVTPLVVPWITLQWGWAWAFIATGLTGFLWVAWWLWIYRPPGEHPRLSPAELAYIHSDPVEPTNPIAWARLFPHRQTWAFAVGKFMTDPIWWLYLFWIPDFLNRNHGLDLKSIGLPLVVIYLVADVGSIGGGWISSALIKRGWSVNAARKTAMLICALSVVPIIFAAEASSLWVAVALVSLAAAAHQGWSANMFTLASDMFPKRAVGSVVGIGGMAGAVGGMLIALVVGEILQRTGSYVPIFIIAGSAYLAALLVIHLMAPRLAAAPVDAGRVGEA, encoded by the coding sequence ATGCACCCACCCCGCATCGGCTATTACCGCTGGGTTATCTGCGCGTTGCTGTTCTTTGCCGCGACGATCAATTACCTCGACCGCCAGGTGATCGGCATCTTGAAGCCGACGTTGGTGAAGGAATTCGATTGGCAGGACGAACGCATTTACGCGGCCATCGTTTTCAGCTTCCAGCTTGCCTACGCCATCGGTCTGCTGCTGGCCGGACGCGTGATGGACAAAATCGGCACGCGCCGCGGATTCACGATCGCCGTGGTGCTGTGGAGCGTCGCCGCAGTGGGCCACGCCGGAGCGGATTGGTTCCCAGCCTTGAAATTGCCGACCATCAATCTGGATGCCACCACAGGTTTGTCCGTCATCCTGCTGTCCGGAGCCGCGGCGGGCTTTGCCCTTGCGCGCTTCGCCCTCGGCATCGGAGAGGCGGGCAATTTCCCGGCCGCGATCAAGACCGTCGCGGAATGGTTCCCGAAAAAGGAGCGCGCGCTCGCCACGGGAATCTTCAACGCCGGCACAAACGTCGGCGCGTTGGTCACGCCGTTGGTCGTGCCGTGGATCACGCTGCAGTGGGGTTGGGCGTGGGCTTTCATCGCCACGGGGCTGACCGGTTTCCTGTGGGTCGCGTGGTGGCTCTGGATTTACCGGCCGCCGGGCGAGCACCCGCGTCTTTCCCCGGCCGAACTCGCCTACATTCACAGCGATCCCGTTGAGCCCACAAATCCCATCGCCTGGGCCAGGCTGTTTCCGCATCGGCAGACCTGGGCTTTCGCCGTGGGCAAGTTCATGACGGATCCCATTTGGTGGCTTTACCTTTTCTGGATTCCGGATTTTCTCAATCGCAACCACGGTCTGGATCTAAAATCCATCGGACTCCCGCTGGTGGTGATTTATCTGGTAGCGGACGTCGGCAGTATCGGCGGCGGTTGGATTTCCTCGGCGTTGATCAAGCGCGGTTGGAGCGTCAACGCCGCGCGCAAAACCGCGATGCTGATCTGCGCGCTGTCGGTCGTGCCGATCATTTTCGCCGCCGAAGCTTCGAGCCTTTGGGTGGCCGTGGCGCTGGTCTCGCTCGCTGCGGCTGCTCACCAAGGCTGGTCGGCGAACATGTTCACGCTCGCCTCGGATATGTTTCCGAAGCGCGCCGTCGGTTCGGTCGTCGGCATTGGCGGGATGGCGGGAGCGGTCGGCGGCATGTTGATCGCGCTCGTCGTCGGCGAGATTCTGCAGCGCACCGGCAGCTATGTGCCGATCTTCATCATCGCGGGTTCGGCTTATTTGGCGGCGCTCCTGGTGATTCATCTGATGGCACCGCGACTCGCAGCCGCGCCTGTGGATGCTGGACGCGTTGGTGAAGCGTAG